The following are encoded together in the Peromyscus leucopus breed LL Stock chromosome 1, UCI_PerLeu_2.1, whole genome shotgun sequence genome:
- the Sec31b gene encoding protein transport protein Sec31B isoform X4, with amino-acid sequence MKLKELARPAVQTWSPASQYPVYLATGTSAQQLDASFSTNATLEIFEVDFRDSSLDLKHKGILSVSSRFHKLIWGSFDNGLLENSGVIAGGGDNGMLTLYNVTHILSSGKEPLIAQRQKHTGAVRALDFNPFQGNLLASGASDSEIFIWDLNNLSVPMTPGSKSQTPPEDIKALSWNRQVQHILSSAHPSGKAVVWDLRKNEPIIKVSDHSSRMNCSGLAWHPDIATQLVLCSEDDRLPVIQLWDLRFASSPLMVLENHSRGILSMSWSQADAELLLSSAKDNQIFCWNLASSEVVYKLPTQNSWCFDVQWCPQNPPVFSAVSSDGWISLYSVMGRSWEVQHVRQADKVPEQAAPATLIPPLKKAPRWMRRPAGVSFAFGGKLVTFGLPSIPVQQMPQACPRLVYLSQVVTESDVLARSAVLQEALGSGNLLNYCQSKIQQASLPCEKMLWQFLKVTLERDSRLQFLRLLGFSKDELQKKVDTCLKKDLKLGGSPRLEAVDLKSERPHPFCHQASKHTTEEASASSAFFDELVPQNMTPWEIPTTEDTDGLLSQALLLGELRPAVELCLREERFADAIILAQAGGAELLKWTQEHYLAKRRTKISSLLACVVKKNWKDLVCACSLKNWREALALLLTYSEPEKFPELCDMLGTRLEQEGGRALASEARLCFVCSGSVERLVESWAKCQPASCPVALQDLMEKVMVLSRSLELLQGSDKMSPGPATVYRLTQYANLLAAQGSLAIAMSFLPSDCIQPAVQQLRDRLFHAQGSAILGQQAPPFPFPRVAVGTALHSKEKLSYRMGSQPPDQVPAPSARPRATAQPSFVMPFTPSHPIPSQGSQTQSTGDYRIPGPQATLPLHLGPALPQPQLLGQSARATNPVGFSGAWPLPGPRPPTASPDAMQPGCPLLPQTPGLLPLAPMGPPGPNPLSSPPSGSPVTFPVAGPPGGPGAPRSRTLPSTGSWTPHPGPQDAWQAAPATWETLPRRKLPETFIPPAPITAPVRSLGPEPGQTLPPQPRVSSVSWSPPGAPREGSLQVTRTQLPPEKPGKKELPPEHQCLKDSFEALLQRCSLSATDLKTKRKLEEAAQRLECLYEKLCEGSLSPHVLAGLHQVARCVDAGGFEQGLAVHAQVAACSSFSEVSSFMPVLKAVLTIAHKLQG; translated from the exons GTTTCACAAGCTAATCTGGGGAAGCTTTGACAATGGGCTTCTGGAAAACTCTGGGGTTATTGCTGGTGGTGGAGACAATGGCATGCTTACTTTGTACAATGTGACCCACATCCTTTCTTCGGGAAAGGAGCCCTTGATTGcccagagacagaaacacacagggGCCGTCAGGGCCTTGGACTTTAATCCTTTCCAG GGCAATCTCCTGGCTTCAGGAGCCAGTGATTCTGAAATCTTCATTTGGGATTTGAACAACCTGAGTGTTCCAATGACCCCTGGATCCAAGTCACAG ACACCCCCAGAAGACATCAAAGCACTGTCTTGGAACCGCCAAGTCCAGCACATCCTGTCTTCTGCTCACCCCAGTGGCAAGGCAGTTGTGTGGGATCTCAGGAAGAATGAGCCCATCATCAAAGTCAGTGACCACAGCAGCAGG ATGAACTGCTCAGGCCTGGCTTGGCACCCAGACATAGCCACCCAGTTAGTGTTGTGCTCAGAAGATGACCGGCTCCCGGTGATCCAGCTGTGGGACCTGCGTTTTGCTTCCTCACCCCTGATGGTGTTGGAGAACCACAGCAG GGGGATCTTGTCAATGTCATGGAGCCAGGCTGATGCTGAACTACTGCTTAGCAGTGCCAAAGACAACCAGATCTTTTGTTGGAACCTGGCAAGCAGTGAG GTGGTTTACAAGCTGCCCACACAGAACAGCTGGTGCTTTGATGTTCAGTGGTGCCCTCAGAACCCTCCTGTCTTCTCTGCCGTCTCCTCCGATGGCTGGATCAGTTTGTACTCTGTGATGGGTAGGAGCTGGGAGGTCCAGCACGTGAGGCAGGCCGACAAG GTGCCTGAGCAGGCGGCCCCAGCGACACTAATCCCACCCTTGAAGAAGGCCCCCAGGTGGATGAGAAGGCCAGCAGGCGTTTCGTTTGCT TTTGGGGGAAAGCTGGTTACCTTTGGCCTTCCCAGCATCCCTGTCCAACAGATGCCCCAGGCTTGCCCCCGCCTTGTCTACCTCAGTCAAGTCGTCACAGAATCAGACGTCCTGGCACGGTCAGCTGTGCTGCAGGAGGCCTTGGGATCCGGAAATCTCCTGAATTATTGTCAGAGCAAGATTCAGCAAGCTTCACTGCCATGTGAAAAGATGCTCTGGCAGTTCCTGAAG GTGACCTTAGAGCGTGACTCTAGGCTGCAATTCCTCAGGCTGTTAGGGTTCAGCAAAGATGAGCTCCAGAAGAAG GTGGACACATGCTTGAAGAAGGACTTGAAGTTAGGGGGAAGCCCTCGGCTTGAGGCAGTTGACCTCAAAAGTGAGAGACCACACCCCTTTTGCCACCAG GCCTCCAAACACACCACCGAGGAAGCCTCTGCATCCTCGGCCTTCTTTGATGAGCTGGTTCCTCAGAACATGACTCCATGGGAGATCCCCACCACAGAAG ACACTGATGGACTCCTGAGTCAGGCCCTGCTGCTTGGGGAGCTGCGGCCTGCTGTGGAGCTGTGTTTGAGGGAAGAGCGCTTTGCTGATGCCATCATCCTGGCTCAGGCTGGGGGTGCAGAGCTGCTGAAGTGGACACAAGAACATTACTTGGCCAAGAGGAGAACCAAAATCTCTTCG CTTCTAGCCTGTGTTGTAAAGAAGAATTGGAAAGACCTAGTATGTGCCTGCAGCCTGAAGAACTGGAGAGAGGCACTGGCTTTGCTGCTGACATATTCAGAACCAGAgaagttccctgagctctgtg ACATGCTGGGAACTCggctggagcaggagggaggcagggcaCTCGCTTCTGAGGCCAGACTCTGCTTTGTGTGCTCAGGAAGTGTGGAGCGGCTGGTGGAAAGCTGGGCAAAATGCCAGCCAGCCTCGTGCCCTGTGGCTCTGCAG GACCTGATGGAGAAGGTGATGGTCCTTAGCAGGAGCTTGGAACTACTGCAGGGTTCTGACAAGATGAGCCCAGGTCCTGCCACAGTCTACAGGCTCACCCAGTACGCCAATCTCCTGGCAGCCCAGGGCAGCCTGGCTATTGCCATGAGCTTCTTACCCAGTGACTGCATCCAG CCAGCGGTTCAGCAGCTGAGAGATCGGCTTTTTCACGCCCAAGGTTCCGCCATCTTGGGCCAACAggctcccccttttccttttccccgGGTTGCTGTAGGAACTGCCCTCCACTCCAAAGAGAAGTTATCCTACAGAATGGGATCCCAGCCTCCTGACCAG GTCCCAGCTCCATCTGCAAGGCCAAGGGCCACAGCTCAGCCATCATTCGTGATGCCCTTCACAccctcccatcccatcccttCTCAGGGCTCACAGACACAGTCTACAGGTGACTACAGGATACCTGGGCCCCAGGCAACCCTGCCTCTGCATTTGGGCCCTG CTTTACCTCAGCCGCAGCTCTTAGGACAGAGTGCTCGAGCTACAAACCCGGTTGGCTTCTCTGGAGCATGGCCTCTTCCCGGTCCCCGTCCACCCACGGCATCCCCAGACGCCATGCAGCCTGGCTGTCCCCTGCTGCCTCAGACTCCCGGGCtgctccctctggctcctatgggACCACCAGGTCCCAACCCTCTGAGCTCCCCGCCCTCAGGCTCTCCTGTCACTTTTCCTGTGGCTGGCCCTCCTGGAGGGCCAGGGGCTCCACGCTCCAGGACCCTCCCAAGCACTGGCAGCTGGACTCCCCATCCAG gACCCCAGGATGCCTGGCAAGCTGCTCCAGCCACTTGGGAAACGCTCCCGAGGAGAAAG CTGCCAGAGACATTTATACCTCCAGCACCGATTACAGCTCCAGTTAGAAGCCTCGGCCCTGAGCCAGGACAGACCCTGCCGCCACAGCCCCGAGTCTCCAGTGTGAGCTGGTCTCCTCCCggagccccaagagaaggcagcCTGCAGGTGACCAGAACA CAGCTGCCTCCTGAGAAGCCGGGAAAGAAGGAGCTGCCCCCAGAACATCAGTGCCTGAAGGACAGCTTCGAGGCTCTTCTCCAGCGCTGTTCTCTGTCTGCCACTGACCTA aaaacaaaaaggaagctgGAGGAGGCGGCCCAACGTCTAGAATGTCTATATGAAAAACTCTGTGAGGGGTCG CTCTCACCCCACGTCCTGGCTGGGCTCCACCAAGTTGCCCGATGTGTGGATGCAGGCGGCTTTGAGCAGGGCCTGGCCGTGCATGCCCAGGTGGCGGCCTGCAGCAGCTTCAGCGAGGTGTCCAGCTTCATGCCCGTCCTGAAGGCTGTCCTCACCATCGCTCACAAGCTGCAGGGCTAA
- the Sec31b gene encoding protein transport protein Sec31B isoform X7 — protein sequence MKLKELARPAVQTWSPASQYPVYLATGTSAQQLDASFSTNATLEIFEVDFRDSSLDLKHKGILSVSSRFHKLIWGSFDNGLLENSGVIAGGGDNGMLTLYNVTHILSSGKEPLIAQRQKHTGAVRALDFNPFQGNLLASGASDSEIFIWDLNNLSVPMTPGSKSQTPPEDIKALSWNRQVQHILSSAHPSGKAVVWDLRKNEPIIKVSDHSSRMNCSGLAWHPDIATQLVLCSEDDRLPVIQLWDLRFASSPLMVLENHSRGILSMSWSQADAELLLSSAKDNQIFCWNLASSEVVYKLPTQNSWCFDVQWCPQNPPVFSAVSSDGWISLYSVMGRSWEVQHVRQADKVPEQAAPATLIPPLKKAPRWMRRPAGVSFAFGGKLVTFGLPSIPVQQMPQACPRLVYLSQVVTESDVLARSAVLQEALGSGNLLNYCQSKIQQASLPCEKMLWQFLKVTLERDSRLQFLRLLGFSKDELQKKVDTCLKKDLKLGGSPRLEAVDLKSERPHPFCHQASKHTTEEASASSAFFDELVPQNMTPWEIPTTEDTDGLLSQALLLGELRPAVELCLREERFADAIILAQAGGAELLKWTQEHYLAKRRTKISSLLACVVKKNWKDLVCACSLKNWREALALLLTYSEPEKFPELCDMLGTRLEQEGGRALASEARLCFVCSGSVERLVESWAKCQPASCPVALQDLMEKVMVLSRSLELLQGSDKMSPGPATVYRLTQYANLLAAQGSLAIAMSFLPSDCIQPAVQQLRDRLFHAQGSAILGQQAPPFPFPRVAVGTALHSKEKLSYRMGSQPPDQVPAPSARPRATAQPSFVMPFTPSHPIPSQGSQTQSTGDYRIPGPQATLPLHLGPALPQPQLLGQSARATNPVGFSGAWPLPGPRPPTASPDAMQPGCPLLPQTPGLLPLAPMGPPGPNPLSSPPSGSPVTFPVAGPPGGPGAPRSRTLPSTGSWTPHPGPQDAWQAAPATWETLPRRKLPETFIPPAPITAPVRSLGPEPGQTLPPQPRVSSVSWSPPGAPREGSLQVTRTLPPEKPGKKELPPEHQCLKDSFEALLQRCSLSATDLKTKRKLEEAAQRLECLYEKLCEGSLSPHVLAGLHQVARCVDAGGFEQGLAVHAQVAACSSFSEVSSFMPVLKAVLTIAHKLQG from the exons GTTTCACAAGCTAATCTGGGGAAGCTTTGACAATGGGCTTCTGGAAAACTCTGGGGTTATTGCTGGTGGTGGAGACAATGGCATGCTTACTTTGTACAATGTGACCCACATCCTTTCTTCGGGAAAGGAGCCCTTGATTGcccagagacagaaacacacagggGCCGTCAGGGCCTTGGACTTTAATCCTTTCCAG GGCAATCTCCTGGCTTCAGGAGCCAGTGATTCTGAAATCTTCATTTGGGATTTGAACAACCTGAGTGTTCCAATGACCCCTGGATCCAAGTCACAG ACACCCCCAGAAGACATCAAAGCACTGTCTTGGAACCGCCAAGTCCAGCACATCCTGTCTTCTGCTCACCCCAGTGGCAAGGCAGTTGTGTGGGATCTCAGGAAGAATGAGCCCATCATCAAAGTCAGTGACCACAGCAGCAGG ATGAACTGCTCAGGCCTGGCTTGGCACCCAGACATAGCCACCCAGTTAGTGTTGTGCTCAGAAGATGACCGGCTCCCGGTGATCCAGCTGTGGGACCTGCGTTTTGCTTCCTCACCCCTGATGGTGTTGGAGAACCACAGCAG GGGGATCTTGTCAATGTCATGGAGCCAGGCTGATGCTGAACTACTGCTTAGCAGTGCCAAAGACAACCAGATCTTTTGTTGGAACCTGGCAAGCAGTGAG GTGGTTTACAAGCTGCCCACACAGAACAGCTGGTGCTTTGATGTTCAGTGGTGCCCTCAGAACCCTCCTGTCTTCTCTGCCGTCTCCTCCGATGGCTGGATCAGTTTGTACTCTGTGATGGGTAGGAGCTGGGAGGTCCAGCACGTGAGGCAGGCCGACAAG GTGCCTGAGCAGGCGGCCCCAGCGACACTAATCCCACCCTTGAAGAAGGCCCCCAGGTGGATGAGAAGGCCAGCAGGCGTTTCGTTTGCT TTTGGGGGAAAGCTGGTTACCTTTGGCCTTCCCAGCATCCCTGTCCAACAGATGCCCCAGGCTTGCCCCCGCCTTGTCTACCTCAGTCAAGTCGTCACAGAATCAGACGTCCTGGCACGGTCAGCTGTGCTGCAGGAGGCCTTGGGATCCGGAAATCTCCTGAATTATTGTCAGAGCAAGATTCAGCAAGCTTCACTGCCATGTGAAAAGATGCTCTGGCAGTTCCTGAAG GTGACCTTAGAGCGTGACTCTAGGCTGCAATTCCTCAGGCTGTTAGGGTTCAGCAAAGATGAGCTCCAGAAGAAG GTGGACACATGCTTGAAGAAGGACTTGAAGTTAGGGGGAAGCCCTCGGCTTGAGGCAGTTGACCTCAAAAGTGAGAGACCACACCCCTTTTGCCACCAG GCCTCCAAACACACCACCGAGGAAGCCTCTGCATCCTCGGCCTTCTTTGATGAGCTGGTTCCTCAGAACATGACTCCATGGGAGATCCCCACCACAGAAG ACACTGATGGACTCCTGAGTCAGGCCCTGCTGCTTGGGGAGCTGCGGCCTGCTGTGGAGCTGTGTTTGAGGGAAGAGCGCTTTGCTGATGCCATCATCCTGGCTCAGGCTGGGGGTGCAGAGCTGCTGAAGTGGACACAAGAACATTACTTGGCCAAGAGGAGAACCAAAATCTCTTCG CTTCTAGCCTGTGTTGTAAAGAAGAATTGGAAAGACCTAGTATGTGCCTGCAGCCTGAAGAACTGGAGAGAGGCACTGGCTTTGCTGCTGACATATTCAGAACCAGAgaagttccctgagctctgtg ACATGCTGGGAACTCggctggagcaggagggaggcagggcaCTCGCTTCTGAGGCCAGACTCTGCTTTGTGTGCTCAGGAAGTGTGGAGCGGCTGGTGGAAAGCTGGGCAAAATGCCAGCCAGCCTCGTGCCCTGTGGCTCTGCAG GACCTGATGGAGAAGGTGATGGTCCTTAGCAGGAGCTTGGAACTACTGCAGGGTTCTGACAAGATGAGCCCAGGTCCTGCCACAGTCTACAGGCTCACCCAGTACGCCAATCTCCTGGCAGCCCAGGGCAGCCTGGCTATTGCCATGAGCTTCTTACCCAGTGACTGCATCCAG CCAGCGGTTCAGCAGCTGAGAGATCGGCTTTTTCACGCCCAAGGTTCCGCCATCTTGGGCCAACAggctcccccttttccttttccccgGGTTGCTGTAGGAACTGCCCTCCACTCCAAAGAGAAGTTATCCTACAGAATGGGATCCCAGCCTCCTGACCAG GTCCCAGCTCCATCTGCAAGGCCAAGGGCCACAGCTCAGCCATCATTCGTGATGCCCTTCACAccctcccatcccatcccttCTCAGGGCTCACAGACACAGTCTACAGGTGACTACAGGATACCTGGGCCCCAGGCAACCCTGCCTCTGCATTTGGGCCCTG CTTTACCTCAGCCGCAGCTCTTAGGACAGAGTGCTCGAGCTACAAACCCGGTTGGCTTCTCTGGAGCATGGCCTCTTCCCGGTCCCCGTCCACCCACGGCATCCCCAGACGCCATGCAGCCTGGCTGTCCCCTGCTGCCTCAGACTCCCGGGCtgctccctctggctcctatgggACCACCAGGTCCCAACCCTCTGAGCTCCCCGCCCTCAGGCTCTCCTGTCACTTTTCCTGTGGCTGGCCCTCCTGGAGGGCCAGGGGCTCCACGCTCCAGGACCCTCCCAAGCACTGGCAGCTGGACTCCCCATCCAG gACCCCAGGATGCCTGGCAAGCTGCTCCAGCCACTTGGGAAACGCTCCCGAGGAGAAAG CTGCCAGAGACATTTATACCTCCAGCACCGATTACAGCTCCAGTTAGAAGCCTCGGCCCTGAGCCAGGACAGACCCTGCCGCCACAGCCCCGAGTCTCCAGTGTGAGCTGGTCTCCTCCCggagccccaagagaaggcagcCTGCAGGTGACCAGAACA CTGCCTCCTGAGAAGCCGGGAAAGAAGGAGCTGCCCCCAGAACATCAGTGCCTGAAGGACAGCTTCGAGGCTCTTCTCCAGCGCTGTTCTCTGTCTGCCACTGACCTA aaaacaaaaaggaagctgGAGGAGGCGGCCCAACGTCTAGAATGTCTATATGAAAAACTCTGTGAGGGGTCG CTCTCACCCCACGTCCTGGCTGGGCTCCACCAAGTTGCCCGATGTGTGGATGCAGGCGGCTTTGAGCAGGGCCTGGCCGTGCATGCCCAGGTGGCGGCCTGCAGCAGCTTCAGCGAGGTGTCCAGCTTCATGCCCGTCCTGAAGGCTGTCCTCACCATCGCTCACAAGCTGCAGGGCTAA
- the Sec31b gene encoding protein transport protein Sec31B isoform X2 produces MKLKELARPAVQTWSPASQYPVYLATGTSAQQLDASFSTNATLEIFEVDFRDSSLDLKHKGILSVSSRFHKLIWGSFDNGLLENSGVIAGGGDNGMLTLYNVTHILSSGKEPLIAQRQKHTGAVRALDFNPFQGNLLASGASDSEIFIWDLNNLSVPMTPGSKSQTPPEDIKALSWNRQVQHILSSAHPSGKAVVWDLRKNEPIIKVSDHSSRMNCSGLAWHPDIATQLVLCSEDDRLPVIQLWDLRFASSPLMVLENHSRGILSMSWSQADAELLLSSAKDNQIFCWNLASSEVVYKLPTQNSWCFDVQWCPQNPPVFSAVSSDGWISLYSVMGRSWEVQHVRQADKISSSFSKGHPLPLLQVPEQAAPATLIPPLKKAPRWMRRPAGVSFAFGGKLVTFGLPSIPVQQMPQACPRLVYLSQVVTESDVLARSAVLQEALGSGNLLNYCQSKIQQASLPCEKMLWQFLKVTLERDSRLQFLRLLGFSKDELQKKVDTCLKKDLKLGGSPRLEAVDLKSERPHPFCHQASKHTTEEASASSAFFDELVPQNMTPWEIPTTEDTDGLLSQALLLGELRPAVELCLREERFADAIILAQAGGAELLKWTQEHYLAKRRTKISSLLACVVKKNWKDLVCACSLKNWREALALLLTYSEPEKFPELCDMLGTRLEQEGGRALASEARLCFVCSGSVERLVESWAKCQPASCPVALQDLMEKVMVLSRSLELLQGSDKMSPGPATVYRLTQYANLLAAQGSLAIAMSFLPSDCIQPAVQQLRDRLFHAQGSAILGQQAPPFPFPRVAVGTALHSKEKLSYRMGSQPPDQVPAPSARPRATAQPSFVMPFTPSHPIPSQGSQTQSTGDYRIPGPQATLPLHLGPALPQPQLLGQSARATNPVGFSGAWPLPGPRPPTASPDAMQPGCPLLPQTPGLLPLAPMGPPGPNPLSSPPSGSPVTFPVAGPPGGPGAPRSRTLPSTGSWTPHPGPQDAWQAAPATWETLPRRKLPETFIPPAPITAPVRSLGPEPGQTLPPQPRVSSVSWSPPGAPREGSLQVTRTLPPEKPGKKELPPEHQCLKDSFEALLQRCSLSATDLKTKRKLEEAAQRLECLYEKLCEGSLSPHVLAGLHQVARCVDAGGFEQGLAVHAQVAACSSFSEVSSFMPVLKAVLTIAHKLQG; encoded by the exons GTTTCACAAGCTAATCTGGGGAAGCTTTGACAATGGGCTTCTGGAAAACTCTGGGGTTATTGCTGGTGGTGGAGACAATGGCATGCTTACTTTGTACAATGTGACCCACATCCTTTCTTCGGGAAAGGAGCCCTTGATTGcccagagacagaaacacacagggGCCGTCAGGGCCTTGGACTTTAATCCTTTCCAG GGCAATCTCCTGGCTTCAGGAGCCAGTGATTCTGAAATCTTCATTTGGGATTTGAACAACCTGAGTGTTCCAATGACCCCTGGATCCAAGTCACAG ACACCCCCAGAAGACATCAAAGCACTGTCTTGGAACCGCCAAGTCCAGCACATCCTGTCTTCTGCTCACCCCAGTGGCAAGGCAGTTGTGTGGGATCTCAGGAAGAATGAGCCCATCATCAAAGTCAGTGACCACAGCAGCAGG ATGAACTGCTCAGGCCTGGCTTGGCACCCAGACATAGCCACCCAGTTAGTGTTGTGCTCAGAAGATGACCGGCTCCCGGTGATCCAGCTGTGGGACCTGCGTTTTGCTTCCTCACCCCTGATGGTGTTGGAGAACCACAGCAG GGGGATCTTGTCAATGTCATGGAGCCAGGCTGATGCTGAACTACTGCTTAGCAGTGCCAAAGACAACCAGATCTTTTGTTGGAACCTGGCAAGCAGTGAG GTGGTTTACAAGCTGCCCACACAGAACAGCTGGTGCTTTGATGTTCAGTGGTGCCCTCAGAACCCTCCTGTCTTCTCTGCCGTCTCCTCCGATGGCTGGATCAGTTTGTACTCTGTGATGGGTAGGAGCTGGGAGGTCCAGCACGTGAGGCAGGCCGACAAG ATCTCCTCTTCTTTCAGCAAGGGGCACCCTCTCCCACTGCTGCAGGTGCCTGAGCAGGCGGCCCCAGCGACACTAATCCCACCCTTGAAGAAGGCCCCCAGGTGGATGAGAAGGCCAGCAGGCGTTTCGTTTGCT TTTGGGGGAAAGCTGGTTACCTTTGGCCTTCCCAGCATCCCTGTCCAACAGATGCCCCAGGCTTGCCCCCGCCTTGTCTACCTCAGTCAAGTCGTCACAGAATCAGACGTCCTGGCACGGTCAGCTGTGCTGCAGGAGGCCTTGGGATCCGGAAATCTCCTGAATTATTGTCAGAGCAAGATTCAGCAAGCTTCACTGCCATGTGAAAAGATGCTCTGGCAGTTCCTGAAG GTGACCTTAGAGCGTGACTCTAGGCTGCAATTCCTCAGGCTGTTAGGGTTCAGCAAAGATGAGCTCCAGAAGAAG GTGGACACATGCTTGAAGAAGGACTTGAAGTTAGGGGGAAGCCCTCGGCTTGAGGCAGTTGACCTCAAAAGTGAGAGACCACACCCCTTTTGCCACCAG GCCTCCAAACACACCACCGAGGAAGCCTCTGCATCCTCGGCCTTCTTTGATGAGCTGGTTCCTCAGAACATGACTCCATGGGAGATCCCCACCACAGAAG ACACTGATGGACTCCTGAGTCAGGCCCTGCTGCTTGGGGAGCTGCGGCCTGCTGTGGAGCTGTGTTTGAGGGAAGAGCGCTTTGCTGATGCCATCATCCTGGCTCAGGCTGGGGGTGCAGAGCTGCTGAAGTGGACACAAGAACATTACTTGGCCAAGAGGAGAACCAAAATCTCTTCG CTTCTAGCCTGTGTTGTAAAGAAGAATTGGAAAGACCTAGTATGTGCCTGCAGCCTGAAGAACTGGAGAGAGGCACTGGCTTTGCTGCTGACATATTCAGAACCAGAgaagttccctgagctctgtg ACATGCTGGGAACTCggctggagcaggagggaggcagggcaCTCGCTTCTGAGGCCAGACTCTGCTTTGTGTGCTCAGGAAGTGTGGAGCGGCTGGTGGAAAGCTGGGCAAAATGCCAGCCAGCCTCGTGCCCTGTGGCTCTGCAG GACCTGATGGAGAAGGTGATGGTCCTTAGCAGGAGCTTGGAACTACTGCAGGGTTCTGACAAGATGAGCCCAGGTCCTGCCACAGTCTACAGGCTCACCCAGTACGCCAATCTCCTGGCAGCCCAGGGCAGCCTGGCTATTGCCATGAGCTTCTTACCCAGTGACTGCATCCAG CCAGCGGTTCAGCAGCTGAGAGATCGGCTTTTTCACGCCCAAGGTTCCGCCATCTTGGGCCAACAggctcccccttttccttttccccgGGTTGCTGTAGGAACTGCCCTCCACTCCAAAGAGAAGTTATCCTACAGAATGGGATCCCAGCCTCCTGACCAG GTCCCAGCTCCATCTGCAAGGCCAAGGGCCACAGCTCAGCCATCATTCGTGATGCCCTTCACAccctcccatcccatcccttCTCAGGGCTCACAGACACAGTCTACAGGTGACTACAGGATACCTGGGCCCCAGGCAACCCTGCCTCTGCATTTGGGCCCTG CTTTACCTCAGCCGCAGCTCTTAGGACAGAGTGCTCGAGCTACAAACCCGGTTGGCTTCTCTGGAGCATGGCCTCTTCCCGGTCCCCGTCCACCCACGGCATCCCCAGACGCCATGCAGCCTGGCTGTCCCCTGCTGCCTCAGACTCCCGGGCtgctccctctggctcctatgggACCACCAGGTCCCAACCCTCTGAGCTCCCCGCCCTCAGGCTCTCCTGTCACTTTTCCTGTGGCTGGCCCTCCTGGAGGGCCAGGGGCTCCACGCTCCAGGACCCTCCCAAGCACTGGCAGCTGGACTCCCCATCCAG gACCCCAGGATGCCTGGCAAGCTGCTCCAGCCACTTGGGAAACGCTCCCGAGGAGAAAG CTGCCAGAGACATTTATACCTCCAGCACCGATTACAGCTCCAGTTAGAAGCCTCGGCCCTGAGCCAGGACAGACCCTGCCGCCACAGCCCCGAGTCTCCAGTGTGAGCTGGTCTCCTCCCggagccccaagagaaggcagcCTGCAGGTGACCAGAACA CTGCCTCCTGAGAAGCCGGGAAAGAAGGAGCTGCCCCCAGAACATCAGTGCCTGAAGGACAGCTTCGAGGCTCTTCTCCAGCGCTGTTCTCTGTCTGCCACTGACCTA aaaacaaaaaggaagctgGAGGAGGCGGCCCAACGTCTAGAATGTCTATATGAAAAACTCTGTGAGGGGTCG CTCTCACCCCACGTCCTGGCTGGGCTCCACCAAGTTGCCCGATGTGTGGATGCAGGCGGCTTTGAGCAGGGCCTGGCCGTGCATGCCCAGGTGGCGGCCTGCAGCAGCTTCAGCGAGGTGTCCAGCTTCATGCCCGTCCTGAAGGCTGTCCTCACCATCGCTCACAAGCTGCAGGGCTAA